From the genome of Spinacia oleracea cultivar Varoflay chromosome 2, BTI_SOV_V1, whole genome shotgun sequence, one region includes:
- the LOC110794372 gene encoding serine/threonine-protein kinase CTR1 isoform X1: MPHRATYFFPRQFPDTRGTFPPQPPLTPTTTTPATTTTTPTSSVHLHEKHSSSHIKRDFDVVFNNNNNNNNNNKTNNNKTSSSCSTPSITENDAKAILTKKITGNSYNNNNKLAAFYSWIAADSRNNKKKNNKYKGGIKTKLTYSDEHEHEQELLLPPESEPVTTTPVPASVSVSVCGEKGCGLYRDSSLARLSSCGSSYGAGSFFSSEVHDREATRSTFRSSITEVVEEVAEEREKNHHHHHLHQQQQQQQLQQSLADKARESYYLQLALTKRLASHAKNGNEPTMFLFEGGSEGLGSGSDVDALSYRLWVSGCLSYNDKISDGFFNILGMNPHVWVMCNDTEEANGIPSLASLKAVSPHDSSMEVVIVDKHGDSRLRELQDRAQELSSTSKNALVLVEQLGKLVSVHMGGNFPVEQGDLHMRWKVVSKRLKELHKCIVLPIGSLSSGLCRHRAILFKKLADYVGLPCRIAQGCRYCAADHRSSCLVIIEDDRQLPREYIVDLVCEPGNVRSPDSSVNGGLLAALSSPFQISRLQEFQQTFVYNSSCNQIPMTKQTYASSGLLSPGSYKGAWHNEESNLLKEGNKSNVYNPLDESCRGMKSSVVPLLLEKSEHPVIQRSDLVAIQTVPEVLASPVAVSSLSVEEYIQQKNYRKEMVVQQSVVVDNVQPVAQEGDGEQCMFSASSIPRFLDLEPSLAMDWMEISWDDLHLKERVGAGSFGTVHRAEWHGSDVAVKVLTVQDFQDDQLKEFLREVAIMKRVRHPNVVLFMGAVTKRPHLSIVTEYLPRGSLYRLLHRPSAGEVLDHRRRLRMALDVAKGINYLHCLTPPVVHWDLKSPNLLVDRNWTVKVCDFGLSRFKAHTFISSKSVAGTPEWMAPEFLRGEPSNEKSDVYSFGVILWELVTMQQPWSGLGPAQVVGAVAFQNRRLTIPASTSPLLASLMEACWADEPSQRPSFKKIVETLKKLLKSPTQVIQMATP, from the exons atgCCACACAGAGCAACCTACTTTTTCCCACGGCAATTCCCTGATACTCGGGGTACTTTCCCACCACAACCACCCCTcacaccaacaacaacaacacctgcaacaacaacaactactCCAACATCATCAGTTCATCTTCACGAGAAGCACTCCTCGTCTCATATCAAAAGAGATTTCGATGTCGtcttcaacaacaacaacaacaacaacaacaacaacaaaaccaacaacaacaaaaccagCAGCAGCTGCAGCACTCCTTCCATAACCGAAAATGACGCGAAAGCGATATTGACGAAGAAGATCACGGGAAACagttacaacaacaacaacaagttgGCCGCCTTTTACAGCTGGATTGCAGCTGACAGTCGCAACAAcaagaagaagaacaacaaataCAAAGGCGGTATTAAGACGAAGTTGACATACAGtgatgaacatgaacatgagcAGGAACTTTTGTTACCACCGGAATCGGAACCTGTTACGACTACGCCAGTACCGGCGTCGGTGTCGGTGTCGGTGTGTGGAGAGAAAGGTTGCGGGTtgtaccgggattcgtcattgGCGAGGCTTTCGAGTTGTGGGAGTAGTTACGGAGCTGGGAGTTTCTTCTCTAGCGAAGTGCACGATCGCGAGGCTACTCGGTCCACGTTTCGGAGCTCGATTACCGAGGTAGTGGAAGAGGtggcagaggagagagaaaagaatcatcatcatcatcatcttcaccaacagcaacagcagcagcagttgCAGCAGAGTTTGGCGGATAAAGCAAGGGAGAGTTACTATTTGCAGCTCGCTTTGACGAAGAGGCTTGCTTCTCATGCAAAAAATGGGAATGAACCCACTATGTTCTTGTTTGAGGGTGGGTCTGAGGGGCTCGGGTCGGGTTCGGATGTTGACGCTCTGTCTTATCGGTTATGG GTTAGTGGATGTTTATCATATAATGACAAGATATCAGATGGATTTTTCAACATATTGGGGATGAATCCTCATGTTTGGGTGATGTGCAATGACACTGAGGAAGCTAATGGGATTCCGTCGTTGGCTTCTTTGAAAGCTGTTTCACCTCACGATTCATCAATGGAGGTAGTAATTGTTGATAAGCATGGTGATTCTAGACTTAGGGAGTTGCAAGATAGAGCACAAGAACTATCCAGCACTTCAAAGAATGCATTAGTATTGGTGGAGCAGCTTGGAAAACTTGTCTCTGTACACATGGG GGGTAATTTTCCGGTGGAGCAAGGTGATCTACACATGCGGTGGAAAGTGGTTAGTAAGAGATTGAAGGAGCTCCACAAGTGTATTGTGCTGCCCATTGGTAGTCTCTCTTCAGGGCTTTGTAGGCACCGTGCAATCCTTTTTAAG AAATTGGCAGACTATGTAGGGTTGCCATGCAGGATCGCTCAAGGTTGTAGGTACTGTGCTGCAGATCATCGATCATCTTGCCTTGTTATAATTGAAGATGACAGACAATTACCAAG GGAATATATAGTTGATCTGGTTTGTGAGCCGGGAAATGTCCGCAGTCCAGATTCATCTGTCAATGGAGGTCTGCTTGCAGCACTGTCTTCACCATTTCAGATTTCTCGTCTCCAAGAATTTCAACAGACTTTTGTATACAATTCCTCATGTAACCAAATACCTATGACAAAACAAACATATGCTTCTTCTGGTCTTCTTAGTCCTG GAAGTTATAAAGGAGCTTGGCATAACGAGGAAAGTAACTTGCTCAAGGAAGGGAATAAGAGCAATGTCTACAATCCTCTTGATGAAAGTTGTAGAGGGATGAAATCTTCTGTTGTGCCTTTATTACTGGAGAAATCAGAGCATCCAGTAATTCAGAGGTCTGATTTAGTTGCCATCCAAACAGTCCCTGAAGTTTTGGCAAGTCCTGTAGCAGTATCTAGCCTTAGTGTGGAAGAATATATACAACAGAAAAATTACAGGAAAGAAATGGTTGTGCAGCAATCTGTAGTTGTTGATAATGTTCAACCTGTAGCTCAAGAGGGTGATGGTGAACAGTGCATGTTTTCTGCTTCGTCTATTCCCAGATTCTTGGACCTTGAACCTTCTCTCGCTATGGATTGGATGGAAATATCTTGGGATGACTTGCATCTCAAAGAGCGTGTTGGTGCTG GTTCATTTGGGACTGTGCATCGAGCTGAATGGCATGGATCG GATGTTGCAGTGAAGGTCTTAACTGTCCAAGATTTTCAGGATGATCAGTTGAAGGAGTTCCTTCGTGAG GTTGCAATAATGAAGCGTGTCCGTCACCCCAACGTGGTTCTCTTTATGGGTGCTGTAACAAAGCGTCCTCACCTATCCATAGTAACAGAATATCTACCCAG AGGTAGCCTATACCGGCTTTTGCATAGACCATCTGCAGGCGAAGTCTTGGATCACAGAAGGCGATTGCGGATGGCGTTAGATGTG GCCAAGGGGATCAATTATCTGCACTGTCTTACCCCTCCTGTAGTGCATTGGGATCTAAAATCTCCCAACTTGCTGGTTGACAGGAATTGGACCGTGAAA GTATGTGATTTTGGTTTGTCCAGATTCAAAGCGCACACATTCATTTCTTCAAAGTCTGTTGCTGGAACT CCTGAGTGGATGGCCCCTGAGTTTTTACGTGGAGAACCTTCAAATGAAAAATCAGATGTTTACAGCTTCGGAGTCATCTTATGGGAACTGGTTACAATGCAACAACCATGGAGTGGACTTGGCCCAGCTCAG GTGGTTGGAGCTGTTGCTTTTCAGAACAGGAGGCTCACAATCCCAGCAAGTACCTCTCCTTTGTTGGCTTCCCTCATGGAAGCATGCTGGGCCGA TGAACCGAGTCAACGACCATCTTTCAAGAAAATAGTAGAAACCTTAAAAAAGCTCCTGAAATCCCCAACACAGGTCATACAAATGGCTACACCATAA
- the LOC110794372 gene encoding serine/threonine-protein kinase CTR1 isoform X2 — protein sequence MPHRATYFFPRQFPDTRGTFPPQPPLTPTTTTPATTTTTPTSSVHLHEKHSSSHIKRDFDVVFNNNNNNNNNNKTNNNKTSSSCSTPSITENDAKAILTKKITGNSYNNNNKLAAFYSWIAADSRNNKKKNNKYKGGIKTKLTYSDEHEHEQELLLPPESEPVTTTPVPASVSVSVCGEKGCGLYRDSSLARLSSCGSSYGAGSFFSSEVHDREATRSTFRSSITEVVEEVAEEREKNHHHHHLHQQQQQQQLQQSLADKARESYYLQLALTKRLASHAKNGNEPTMFLFEGGSEGLGSGSDVDALSYRLWVSGCLSYNDKISDGFFNILGMNPHVWVMCNDTEEANGIPSLASLKAVSPHDSSMEVVIVDKHGDSRLRELQDRAQELSSTSKNALVLVEQLGKLVSVHMGGNFPVEQGDLHMRWKVVSKRLKELHKCIVLPIGSLSSGLCRHRAILFKKLADYVGLPCRIAQGCRYCAADHRSSCLVIIEDDRQLPREYIVDLVCEPGNVRSPDSSVNGGLLAALSSPFQISRLQEFQQTFVYNSSCNQIPMTKQTYASSGLLSPGSYKGAWHNEESNLLKEGNKSNVYNPLDESCRGMKSSVVPLLLEKSEHPVIQRSDLVAIQTVPEVLASPVAVSSLSVEEYIQQKNYRKEMVVQQSVVVDNVQPVAQEGDGEQCMFSASSIPRFLDLEPSLAMDWMEISWDDLHLKERVGAGSFGTVHRAEWHGSDVAVKVLTVQDFQDDQLKEFLREVAIMKRVRHPNVVLFMGAVTKRPHLSIVTEYLPRGSLYRLLHRPSAGEVLDHRRRLRMALDVAKGINYLHCLTPPVVHWDLKSPNLLVDRNWTVKVCDFGLSRFKAHTFISSKSVAGTVSFS from the exons atgCCACACAGAGCAACCTACTTTTTCCCACGGCAATTCCCTGATACTCGGGGTACTTTCCCACCACAACCACCCCTcacaccaacaacaacaacacctgcaacaacaacaactactCCAACATCATCAGTTCATCTTCACGAGAAGCACTCCTCGTCTCATATCAAAAGAGATTTCGATGTCGtcttcaacaacaacaacaacaacaacaacaacaacaaaaccaacaacaacaaaaccagCAGCAGCTGCAGCACTCCTTCCATAACCGAAAATGACGCGAAAGCGATATTGACGAAGAAGATCACGGGAAACagttacaacaacaacaacaagttgGCCGCCTTTTACAGCTGGATTGCAGCTGACAGTCGCAACAAcaagaagaagaacaacaaataCAAAGGCGGTATTAAGACGAAGTTGACATACAGtgatgaacatgaacatgagcAGGAACTTTTGTTACCACCGGAATCGGAACCTGTTACGACTACGCCAGTACCGGCGTCGGTGTCGGTGTCGGTGTGTGGAGAGAAAGGTTGCGGGTtgtaccgggattcgtcattgGCGAGGCTTTCGAGTTGTGGGAGTAGTTACGGAGCTGGGAGTTTCTTCTCTAGCGAAGTGCACGATCGCGAGGCTACTCGGTCCACGTTTCGGAGCTCGATTACCGAGGTAGTGGAAGAGGtggcagaggagagagaaaagaatcatcatcatcatcatcttcaccaacagcaacagcagcagcagttgCAGCAGAGTTTGGCGGATAAAGCAAGGGAGAGTTACTATTTGCAGCTCGCTTTGACGAAGAGGCTTGCTTCTCATGCAAAAAATGGGAATGAACCCACTATGTTCTTGTTTGAGGGTGGGTCTGAGGGGCTCGGGTCGGGTTCGGATGTTGACGCTCTGTCTTATCGGTTATGG GTTAGTGGATGTTTATCATATAATGACAAGATATCAGATGGATTTTTCAACATATTGGGGATGAATCCTCATGTTTGGGTGATGTGCAATGACACTGAGGAAGCTAATGGGATTCCGTCGTTGGCTTCTTTGAAAGCTGTTTCACCTCACGATTCATCAATGGAGGTAGTAATTGTTGATAAGCATGGTGATTCTAGACTTAGGGAGTTGCAAGATAGAGCACAAGAACTATCCAGCACTTCAAAGAATGCATTAGTATTGGTGGAGCAGCTTGGAAAACTTGTCTCTGTACACATGGG GGGTAATTTTCCGGTGGAGCAAGGTGATCTACACATGCGGTGGAAAGTGGTTAGTAAGAGATTGAAGGAGCTCCACAAGTGTATTGTGCTGCCCATTGGTAGTCTCTCTTCAGGGCTTTGTAGGCACCGTGCAATCCTTTTTAAG AAATTGGCAGACTATGTAGGGTTGCCATGCAGGATCGCTCAAGGTTGTAGGTACTGTGCTGCAGATCATCGATCATCTTGCCTTGTTATAATTGAAGATGACAGACAATTACCAAG GGAATATATAGTTGATCTGGTTTGTGAGCCGGGAAATGTCCGCAGTCCAGATTCATCTGTCAATGGAGGTCTGCTTGCAGCACTGTCTTCACCATTTCAGATTTCTCGTCTCCAAGAATTTCAACAGACTTTTGTATACAATTCCTCATGTAACCAAATACCTATGACAAAACAAACATATGCTTCTTCTGGTCTTCTTAGTCCTG GAAGTTATAAAGGAGCTTGGCATAACGAGGAAAGTAACTTGCTCAAGGAAGGGAATAAGAGCAATGTCTACAATCCTCTTGATGAAAGTTGTAGAGGGATGAAATCTTCTGTTGTGCCTTTATTACTGGAGAAATCAGAGCATCCAGTAATTCAGAGGTCTGATTTAGTTGCCATCCAAACAGTCCCTGAAGTTTTGGCAAGTCCTGTAGCAGTATCTAGCCTTAGTGTGGAAGAATATATACAACAGAAAAATTACAGGAAAGAAATGGTTGTGCAGCAATCTGTAGTTGTTGATAATGTTCAACCTGTAGCTCAAGAGGGTGATGGTGAACAGTGCATGTTTTCTGCTTCGTCTATTCCCAGATTCTTGGACCTTGAACCTTCTCTCGCTATGGATTGGATGGAAATATCTTGGGATGACTTGCATCTCAAAGAGCGTGTTGGTGCTG GTTCATTTGGGACTGTGCATCGAGCTGAATGGCATGGATCG GATGTTGCAGTGAAGGTCTTAACTGTCCAAGATTTTCAGGATGATCAGTTGAAGGAGTTCCTTCGTGAG GTTGCAATAATGAAGCGTGTCCGTCACCCCAACGTGGTTCTCTTTATGGGTGCTGTAACAAAGCGTCCTCACCTATCCATAGTAACAGAATATCTACCCAG AGGTAGCCTATACCGGCTTTTGCATAGACCATCTGCAGGCGAAGTCTTGGATCACAGAAGGCGATTGCGGATGGCGTTAGATGTG GCCAAGGGGATCAATTATCTGCACTGTCTTACCCCTCCTGTAGTGCATTGGGATCTAAAATCTCCCAACTTGCTGGTTGACAGGAATTGGACCGTGAAA GTATGTGATTTTGGTTTGTCCAGATTCAAAGCGCACACATTCATTTCTTCAAAGTCTGTTGCTGGAACTGTAAGCTTTTCCTAA
- the LOC110783479 gene encoding uncharacterized protein codes for MSSMWWDISLQALIFLVSILTYLWTNNIPQKLFTRYHSYRNRNKHQARRHFVKAADHLAKSKYSSAVTEADAAVLLDPTDAANHILKALALELQGFKTSALDALNVALSPLAVASLEKEEKADAMAKRAGLRMEVSRLARVESDGVDKEVWGGAERELREAVELKRESGRAWCLLAECCEGLGKREEAVEAFEEAVRVAPDSVVARNGLERLKLVE; via the coding sequence atgTCGTCGATGTGGTGGGACATCTCTCTACAAGCTCTGATCTTCCTAGTAAGCATCCTCACATACTTATGGACAAACAACATCCCTCAAAAACTCTTCACACGTTACCACTCCTACCGCAACCGCAACAAACACCAAGCTCGCCGCCACTTCGTTAAAGCCGCCGATCACCTAGCTAAGTCCAAATACTCCTCCGCCGTAACTGAAGCCGACGCCGCCGTCCTCCTCGATCCTACCGACGCCGCCAACCACATCCTCAAGGCCCTCGCGCTTGAGCTCCAGGGGTTCAAGACCTCCGCGCTGGACGCCCTCAACGTCGCGTTGTCCCCACTCGCGGTGGCGTCGCTGGAGAAGGAGGAGAAGGCGGACGCGATGGCGAAGCGGGCTGGGTTGAGGATGGAGGTGAGTCGACTCGCTCGAGTTGAGTCGGATGGGGTTGATAAAGAGGTTTGGGGAGGGGCGGAGAGGGAGCTCAGGGAGGCGGTGGAGTTGAAGAGAGAGAGTGGGAGAGCGTGGTGTTTGTTGGCGGAGTGTTGTGAGGGGTTGGGGAAGAGGGAGGAGGCGGTGGAGGCGTTTGAGGAGGCGGTTCGAGTTGCGCCTGACTCGGTGGTGGCTCGGAATGGGTTGGAACGGTTAAAGTTAGTTGAATGA